The DNA segment TGCGGCAGCCCAAGACCATCGACCATTTTATTGACGTTGCATTCGTTCTCGCGCAACCCCAGGACGATCGCCAGCCTGGCTGGGTGCCCCAGAGCCTTCAACAATTCCGCCCTCTTTTCCACCTGACCTTTTATCATATTATTCATATAATACGTTTTATCATTTCATTTGTCAAGCTCTTTCTGATAAAATATATATCTATGGTCTTAATACGCCCGGCCAAAGCCGACGATCTTCCGGCAATCAAAGCGATCCTTAAAGAGGTTGACGAGTACTCCGCCGCCCAGGATTGGGCATACTTTCAGGTAGCGGATAAATCCGGCGAAGTGGTCGGGACGGTAAAACTCGACGAATACAAGGATTTTTATTTCTTAAGCTATCTCGCGCTAAAACCGGCCGAACA comes from the Candidatus Margulisiibacteriota bacterium genome and includes:
- a CDS encoding metalloregulator ArsR/SmtB family transcription factor; this encodes MNNMIKGQVEKRAELLKALGHPARLAIVLGLRENECNVNKMVDGLGLPQSTVSQHLNVLKAAGVIEGERRGVKVCYRVVDQFVKRVLEIK
- a CDS encoding GNAT family N-acetyltransferase, producing the protein MVLIRPAKADDLPAIKAILKEVDEYSAAQDWAYFQVADKSGEVVGTVKLDEYKDFYFLSYLALKPAEQNQGIASFLLAQALTRARKDIYLYTIIPEFFRRFGFTQTAPLTTLPKK